In Streptomyces liangshanensis, the DNA window GGCGTGACGGTGGTGGGCGCGGCGGTCGCCTACGCGGGCGACGCCGCGGGTGTGTGGTCGATCGCGTGGTTCGCGGTCTTCCCCGTGCTCGTCGGCGGCTTCCTCGTGGCCGCCGTGGTGGCCCTGGTCCACTACCTCATGCGGCGACGGCGGTCGGCGAGGACGGCGTCCAGCGAGAACATCGACGTGCCGGCGAGTACGAGCGGCAGCCAGGCCATGAGGTAGACGAGGTCGTTGCCGTAGTAGTACGGGGTGGCCTGCCAGCTGACGGTCAGCCACAGGCTCAGCGAGATGACGGCCCCGCCGAGCGCGGCGACCCGGCCGAACAGCCCGACCAGCGTGCCCAGGCCCACGGCGAGTTCACCGAGCGCGATGGCGTAGCCGAATCCCGAGGGGCTCTTGAGCGCGAGGTCGACCAGGGCGGGTATGGCCGCGCTGTCCCGTACGCCGCGCATCATCTCGCCGACCGAACCGGCCCCGGACGAAGCGAAGAAGCCGCTGGTGGTGAGCTTGTCGATGCCCGCGTAGACGAACGTGACG includes these proteins:
- a CDS encoding DoxX family protein, which produces MAHNYRTESYGRIGGVGTGGDRPGGLRELAARHALLPLRLFLGVTFVYAGIDKLTTSGFFASSGAGSVGEMMRGVRDSAAIPALVDLALKSPSGFGYAIALGELAVGLGTLVGLFGRVAALGGAVISLSLWLTVSWQATPYYYGNDLVYLMAWLPLVLAGTSMFSLDAVLADRRRRMR